A single region of the Ctenopharyngodon idella isolate HZGC_01 chromosome 21, HZGC01, whole genome shotgun sequence genome encodes:
- the arhgap42a gene encoding rho GTPase-activating protein 42 isoform X1: MGLPALEFSDSFLDSPDFRERLKCHEIELDRTNKFIKELIKDGNMLISALKNLSAAVQKFSQSLQDFQFECIGDAETDDEINIAQSFKEFSQLLNTVEEERRRLIQNADDVLITPLEKFRKEQIGAAKEGKKKFDKETEKYYTVLEKHLSLSSRKKESLLQEADTQINKERQVFYDASLEYVFKIQEVQERKKFEFVEPLLAFLQGLFTFYHEGYELAHEFEPYKQQLQFNLQNTRNNFESTRQEVENLMRRIRSAEQDFKAPGQWTMEGFLYVQEKRPLGCTWSRHYCTYEKGTKMFTMSNSEFKSGGKQNGLIMSPPEMFKLKSCIRRRTDSIDKRFCFDIEVVERGNPCEGLLFTYLQCFSKAHRHGIITLQALSESNRRLWMEAMDGKEPIYTLPALLSKKEETFLNEAGFNFVRKCIELVETRGINTMGLYRIGGVNSKVQRLMTSVFAAKAPADMDLDPDTWDNKTITSGLKNYLRCLAEPLMSYRLHKDFIMAVKSDDQNYRVCAVHALVHKLPDKNKEMLDILIKHLHVVSTHSQKNLMTVSNLGVIFGPTLMRSQEETVAAMMNIKFQNIVVEILIENYDKIFHQAPDPNVPLPQPQPHSHSQSRASARRSKAICLSSGSRKSRGLYPPTLCLADADSDTFSSSPSSTPMGSMESLSSHSSEQNSCSKTGSPSRSKHKASGSLCWTTPSPPSNGPKSPACTTSPDSSSKEDANKTDGEWEEALSTSPGDRSSPASEILQRTVGETMEDRGEQRRSLSTCSSLTSLHISEGFRSCHGSIQSLVSRSQRDSLKSLHLPDLPPKESVRYRADSSASNGYQRPGSVVACRAAIFESPMISQPTIGREAKALYSCQAEHSHELSFPQGALFSNVYASVEPGWLQATYDGKTGLIPENYVAFF, encoded by the exons ATGGGGCTCCCGGCGCTGGAATTTAGTGATTCTTTTCTAGACAGTCCTGACTTCAGAGAGCGACTCAAATGCCACGAAATTGAGCTGGATCGTACTAATAAATTCATCAAGGAACTAATCAAAGATGGAAATATGCTTATCAGCGCGCTTAAAA ATCTTTCTGCAGCTGTGCAGAAATTTTCCCAGTCCCTTCAGGATTTCCAGTTTGAATGCATTGGAGATGCAGAGACAGATGATGAGATTAACATTG CCCAGTCATTCAAGGAATTCTCCCAGCTACTGAACACAGTGGAGGAGGAAAGACGACGACTT atacAGAATGCTGATGACGTCTTGATCACACCGCTGGAGAAGTTTCGCAAAGAGCAGATTGGAGCAGCCAAA gaagGGAAAAAGAAATTTGACAAGGAGACTGAGAAATATTACACGGTTTTGGAGAAGCACTTAAGCCTGTCTTCCAGAAAGAAAGAGTCCCTTTTGCAAGAG GCAGACACCCAGATAAATAAGGAAAGACAGGTCTTCTATGACGCCTCCCTGGAATATGTTTTCAAAATCCAAGAAGTGCAAGAGAGGAAAAAATTTGAGTTCGTTGAGCCG CTGCTAGCTTTCCTCCAGGGACTGTTCACTTTCTATCATGAGGGTTACGAACTGGCACACGAGTTTGAGCCGTACAAGCAACAGCTACAGTTCAACCTCCAAAAT ACAAGGAATAATTTTGAGAGCACAAGACAGGAAGtggagaatttgatgagaaGGATAAGGTCTGCAGAGCAGGACTTTAAAGCTCCAGGACAGTGGACCATGGAGGGCTTCCTCTATGTGCAAGAGAAAC GACCCTTGGGGTGCACATGGAGTCGCCATTACTGCACATATGAGAAAGGGACCAAAATGTTTACGATGAGCAACTCTGAATTCAAATCTGGAGGCAAACAG AATGGACTGATTATGAGTCCCCCTGAGATGTTTAAGCTGAAGTCCTGCATCAGACGGAGGACTGACTCTATTGACAAGCGATTCTGCTTCGACATTGAGGTGGTGGAAAG AGGTAACCCTTGTGAAGGGCTTCTGTTCACTTATCTGCAATGTTTCTCTAAAGCCCATCG GCATGGCATCATCACTCTTCAGGCTCTCTCTGAATCCAACAGAAGGCTGTGGATGGAGGCCATGGACGGAAAAGAGCCG ATTTACACCCTTCCAGCACTTCTGAGCAAGAAAGAGGAAA CATTCCTAAATGAAGCAGGCTTTAATTTTGTAAGGAAGTGTATAGAGCTTGTGGAAACAAGAG GCATTAACACAATGGGACTGTACAGAATAGGTGGAGTTAACTCTAAAGTTCAGCGACTGATGACCTCAGTATTTG CAGCCAAAGCTCCTGCAGATATGGACCTTGACCCAGACACCTGGGATAACAAGACCATCACCAGTGGCCTGAAGAATTACCTCAG GTGTCTGGCAGAACCTCTAATGTCCTACAGACTCCACAAAGACTTCATCATGGCAGTCA AGTCTGATGATCAGAACTACAGGGTCTGTGCTGTTCACGCCCTCGTCCACAAGCTCCCTGACAAGAATAAAGAGATGCTGGATATTCTGATAAAACATCTTCATGT GGTTTCCACACATAGTCAGAAGAATCTGATGACCGTGTCTAACCTGGGTGTGATTTTTGGCCCAACACTCATGCGTTCTCAGGAAGAGACAGTTGCTGCCATGATGAACAtcaaatttcaaaatattgttgTAGAGATCCTGATAGAAAACTATGATAAG atatTTCATCAAGCTCCTGACCCTAACGTCCCGCTGCCACAGCCTCAGCCTCACTCTCACTCTCAGTCTCGTGCCAGTGCCCGTCGCAGCAAAGCCATCTGCCTGTCCTCAGGGTCCCGTAAATCCAGAGGCCTGTACCCTCCCACCCTGTGCCTGGCTGATGCTGACA GTGACACGTTCAGCAGCAGTCCAAGTAGCACTCCCATGGGCAGTATGGAGTCTCTCTCATCGCACTCTTCAGAACAGAACAGCTGCTCTAAGACGGGCTCCCCTTCTCGTTCCAAACACAAGGCATCAGGGAGTCTGTGCTGGACCACTCCATCTCCCCCCTCCAATGGGCCTAAAAGCCCTGCTTGCACCACCAGCCCAGATTCCAGCTCCAAAGAGGATGCCAACAAGACTGACGGAGAATGGGAAGAAGCACTGAGTACAAGCCCAGGAGATCGAAGCTCTCCGGCTTCAGAGATTCTCCAGAGGACCGTAGGAGAGACAATGGAGGATCGTGGGGAACAACGACGCAGTCTGTCCACCTGCTCTTCTCTCACTTCACTTCACATTTCTGAGG GTTTCAGAAGTTGTCACGGCTCCATCCAGAGCCTGGTGTCACGCAGTCAGAGAGACAGTCTCAAGTCCCTCCATCTGCCTGATCTTCCTCCTAAAGAGAGTGTGAGATACAGAGCTGACTCCTCAGCCAGCAATGGCTACCAGAGACCGGGATCTGT TGTGGCCTGCCGGGCAGCAATCTTTGAGAGTCCTATGATTTCCCAGCCCACAATAGGAAG AGAGGCTAAAGCCTTGTATTCCTGTCAAGCGGAGCACAGTCATGAGCTCAGCTTTCCTCAAGGGGCGCTCTTCTCCAATG
- the arhgap42a gene encoding rho GTPase-activating protein 42 isoform X2 — MGLPALEFSDSFLDSPDFRERLKCHEIELDRTNKFIKELIKDGNMLISALKNLSAAVQKFSQSLQDFQFECIGDAETDDEINIAQSFKEFSQLLNTVEEERRRLIQNADDVLITPLEKFRKEQIGAAKEGKKKFDKETEKYYTVLEKHLSLSSRKKESLLQEADTQINKERQVFYDASLEYVFKIQEVQERKKFEFVEPLLAFLQGLFTFYHEGYELAHEFEPYKQQLQFNLQNTRNNFESTRQEVENLMRRIRSAEQDFKAPGQWTMEGFLYVQEKRPLGCTWSRHYCTYEKGTKMFTMSNSEFKSGGKQNGLIMSPPEMFKLKSCIRRRTDSIDKRFCFDIEVVERHGIITLQALSESNRRLWMEAMDGKEPIYTLPALLSKKEETFLNEAGFNFVRKCIELVETRGINTMGLYRIGGVNSKVQRLMTSVFAAKAPADMDLDPDTWDNKTITSGLKNYLRCLAEPLMSYRLHKDFIMAVKSDDQNYRVCAVHALVHKLPDKNKEMLDILIKHLHVVSTHSQKNLMTVSNLGVIFGPTLMRSQEETVAAMMNIKFQNIVVEILIENYDKIFHQAPDPNVPLPQPQPHSHSQSRASARRSKAICLSSGSRKSRGLYPPTLCLADADSDTFSSSPSSTPMGSMESLSSHSSEQNSCSKTGSPSRSKHKASGSLCWTTPSPPSNGPKSPACTTSPDSSSKEDANKTDGEWEEALSTSPGDRSSPASEILQRTVGETMEDRGEQRRSLSTCSSLTSLHISEGFRSCHGSIQSLVSRSQRDSLKSLHLPDLPPKESVRYRADSSASNGYQRPGSVVACRAAIFESPMISQPTIGREAKALYSCQAEHSHELSFPQGALFSNVYASVEPGWLQATYDGKTGLIPENYVAFF, encoded by the exons ATGGGGCTCCCGGCGCTGGAATTTAGTGATTCTTTTCTAGACAGTCCTGACTTCAGAGAGCGACTCAAATGCCACGAAATTGAGCTGGATCGTACTAATAAATTCATCAAGGAACTAATCAAAGATGGAAATATGCTTATCAGCGCGCTTAAAA ATCTTTCTGCAGCTGTGCAGAAATTTTCCCAGTCCCTTCAGGATTTCCAGTTTGAATGCATTGGAGATGCAGAGACAGATGATGAGATTAACATTG CCCAGTCATTCAAGGAATTCTCCCAGCTACTGAACACAGTGGAGGAGGAAAGACGACGACTT atacAGAATGCTGATGACGTCTTGATCACACCGCTGGAGAAGTTTCGCAAAGAGCAGATTGGAGCAGCCAAA gaagGGAAAAAGAAATTTGACAAGGAGACTGAGAAATATTACACGGTTTTGGAGAAGCACTTAAGCCTGTCTTCCAGAAAGAAAGAGTCCCTTTTGCAAGAG GCAGACACCCAGATAAATAAGGAAAGACAGGTCTTCTATGACGCCTCCCTGGAATATGTTTTCAAAATCCAAGAAGTGCAAGAGAGGAAAAAATTTGAGTTCGTTGAGCCG CTGCTAGCTTTCCTCCAGGGACTGTTCACTTTCTATCATGAGGGTTACGAACTGGCACACGAGTTTGAGCCGTACAAGCAACAGCTACAGTTCAACCTCCAAAAT ACAAGGAATAATTTTGAGAGCACAAGACAGGAAGtggagaatttgatgagaaGGATAAGGTCTGCAGAGCAGGACTTTAAAGCTCCAGGACAGTGGACCATGGAGGGCTTCCTCTATGTGCAAGAGAAAC GACCCTTGGGGTGCACATGGAGTCGCCATTACTGCACATATGAGAAAGGGACCAAAATGTTTACGATGAGCAACTCTGAATTCAAATCTGGAGGCAAACAG AATGGACTGATTATGAGTCCCCCTGAGATGTTTAAGCTGAAGTCCTGCATCAGACGGAGGACTGACTCTATTGACAAGCGATTCTGCTTCGACATTGAGGTGGTGGAAAG GCATGGCATCATCACTCTTCAGGCTCTCTCTGAATCCAACAGAAGGCTGTGGATGGAGGCCATGGACGGAAAAGAGCCG ATTTACACCCTTCCAGCACTTCTGAGCAAGAAAGAGGAAA CATTCCTAAATGAAGCAGGCTTTAATTTTGTAAGGAAGTGTATAGAGCTTGTGGAAACAAGAG GCATTAACACAATGGGACTGTACAGAATAGGTGGAGTTAACTCTAAAGTTCAGCGACTGATGACCTCAGTATTTG CAGCCAAAGCTCCTGCAGATATGGACCTTGACCCAGACACCTGGGATAACAAGACCATCACCAGTGGCCTGAAGAATTACCTCAG GTGTCTGGCAGAACCTCTAATGTCCTACAGACTCCACAAAGACTTCATCATGGCAGTCA AGTCTGATGATCAGAACTACAGGGTCTGTGCTGTTCACGCCCTCGTCCACAAGCTCCCTGACAAGAATAAAGAGATGCTGGATATTCTGATAAAACATCTTCATGT GGTTTCCACACATAGTCAGAAGAATCTGATGACCGTGTCTAACCTGGGTGTGATTTTTGGCCCAACACTCATGCGTTCTCAGGAAGAGACAGTTGCTGCCATGATGAACAtcaaatttcaaaatattgttgTAGAGATCCTGATAGAAAACTATGATAAG atatTTCATCAAGCTCCTGACCCTAACGTCCCGCTGCCACAGCCTCAGCCTCACTCTCACTCTCAGTCTCGTGCCAGTGCCCGTCGCAGCAAAGCCATCTGCCTGTCCTCAGGGTCCCGTAAATCCAGAGGCCTGTACCCTCCCACCCTGTGCCTGGCTGATGCTGACA GTGACACGTTCAGCAGCAGTCCAAGTAGCACTCCCATGGGCAGTATGGAGTCTCTCTCATCGCACTCTTCAGAACAGAACAGCTGCTCTAAGACGGGCTCCCCTTCTCGTTCCAAACACAAGGCATCAGGGAGTCTGTGCTGGACCACTCCATCTCCCCCCTCCAATGGGCCTAAAAGCCCTGCTTGCACCACCAGCCCAGATTCCAGCTCCAAAGAGGATGCCAACAAGACTGACGGAGAATGGGAAGAAGCACTGAGTACAAGCCCAGGAGATCGAAGCTCTCCGGCTTCAGAGATTCTCCAGAGGACCGTAGGAGAGACAATGGAGGATCGTGGGGAACAACGACGCAGTCTGTCCACCTGCTCTTCTCTCACTTCACTTCACATTTCTGAGG GTTTCAGAAGTTGTCACGGCTCCATCCAGAGCCTGGTGTCACGCAGTCAGAGAGACAGTCTCAAGTCCCTCCATCTGCCTGATCTTCCTCCTAAAGAGAGTGTGAGATACAGAGCTGACTCCTCAGCCAGCAATGGCTACCAGAGACCGGGATCTGT TGTGGCCTGCCGGGCAGCAATCTTTGAGAGTCCTATGATTTCCCAGCCCACAATAGGAAG AGAGGCTAAAGCCTTGTATTCCTGTCAAGCGGAGCACAGTCATGAGCTCAGCTTTCCTCAAGGGGCGCTCTTCTCCAATG
- the arhgap42a gene encoding rho GTPase-activating protein 42 isoform X3: MEICLSARLKIFLQLCRNFPSPFRISSLNALEMQRQMMRLTLIQNADDVLITPLEKFRKEQIGAAKEGKKKFDKETEKYYTVLEKHLSLSSRKKESLLQEADTQINKERQVFYDASLEYVFKIQEVQERKKFEFVEPLLAFLQGLFTFYHEGYELAHEFEPYKQQLQFNLQNTRNNFESTRQEVENLMRRIRSAEQDFKAPGQWTMEGFLYVQEKRPLGCTWSRHYCTYEKGTKMFTMSNSEFKSGGKQNGLIMSPPEMFKLKSCIRRRTDSIDKRFCFDIEVVERGNPCEGLLFTYLQCFSKAHRHGIITLQALSESNRRLWMEAMDGKEPIYTLPALLSKKEETFLNEAGFNFVRKCIELVETRGINTMGLYRIGGVNSKVQRLMTSVFAAKAPADMDLDPDTWDNKTITSGLKNYLRCLAEPLMSYRLHKDFIMAVKSDDQNYRVCAVHALVHKLPDKNKEMLDILIKHLHVVSTHSQKNLMTVSNLGVIFGPTLMRSQEETVAAMMNIKFQNIVVEILIENYDKIFHQAPDPNVPLPQPQPHSHSQSRASARRSKAICLSSGSRKSRGLYPPTLCLADADSDTFSSSPSSTPMGSMESLSSHSSEQNSCSKTGSPSRSKHKASGSLCWTTPSPPSNGPKSPACTTSPDSSSKEDANKTDGEWEEALSTSPGDRSSPASEILQRTVGETMEDRGEQRRSLSTCSSLTSLHISEGFRSCHGSIQSLVSRSQRDSLKSLHLPDLPPKESVRYRADSSASNGYQRPGSVVACRAAIFESPMISQPTIGREAKALYSCQAEHSHELSFPQGALFSNVYASVEPGWLQATYDGKTGLIPENYVAFF; the protein is encoded by the exons ATGGAAATATGCTTATCAGCGCGCTTAAAA ATCTTTCTGCAGCTGTGCAGAAATTTTCCCAGTCCCTTCAGGATTTCCAGTTTGAATGCATTGGAGATGCAGAGACAGATGATGAGATTAACATTG atacAGAATGCTGATGACGTCTTGATCACACCGCTGGAGAAGTTTCGCAAAGAGCAGATTGGAGCAGCCAAA gaagGGAAAAAGAAATTTGACAAGGAGACTGAGAAATATTACACGGTTTTGGAGAAGCACTTAAGCCTGTCTTCCAGAAAGAAAGAGTCCCTTTTGCAAGAG GCAGACACCCAGATAAATAAGGAAAGACAGGTCTTCTATGACGCCTCCCTGGAATATGTTTTCAAAATCCAAGAAGTGCAAGAGAGGAAAAAATTTGAGTTCGTTGAGCCG CTGCTAGCTTTCCTCCAGGGACTGTTCACTTTCTATCATGAGGGTTACGAACTGGCACACGAGTTTGAGCCGTACAAGCAACAGCTACAGTTCAACCTCCAAAAT ACAAGGAATAATTTTGAGAGCACAAGACAGGAAGtggagaatttgatgagaaGGATAAGGTCTGCAGAGCAGGACTTTAAAGCTCCAGGACAGTGGACCATGGAGGGCTTCCTCTATGTGCAAGAGAAAC GACCCTTGGGGTGCACATGGAGTCGCCATTACTGCACATATGAGAAAGGGACCAAAATGTTTACGATGAGCAACTCTGAATTCAAATCTGGAGGCAAACAG AATGGACTGATTATGAGTCCCCCTGAGATGTTTAAGCTGAAGTCCTGCATCAGACGGAGGACTGACTCTATTGACAAGCGATTCTGCTTCGACATTGAGGTGGTGGAAAG AGGTAACCCTTGTGAAGGGCTTCTGTTCACTTATCTGCAATGTTTCTCTAAAGCCCATCG GCATGGCATCATCACTCTTCAGGCTCTCTCTGAATCCAACAGAAGGCTGTGGATGGAGGCCATGGACGGAAAAGAGCCG ATTTACACCCTTCCAGCACTTCTGAGCAAGAAAGAGGAAA CATTCCTAAATGAAGCAGGCTTTAATTTTGTAAGGAAGTGTATAGAGCTTGTGGAAACAAGAG GCATTAACACAATGGGACTGTACAGAATAGGTGGAGTTAACTCTAAAGTTCAGCGACTGATGACCTCAGTATTTG CAGCCAAAGCTCCTGCAGATATGGACCTTGACCCAGACACCTGGGATAACAAGACCATCACCAGTGGCCTGAAGAATTACCTCAG GTGTCTGGCAGAACCTCTAATGTCCTACAGACTCCACAAAGACTTCATCATGGCAGTCA AGTCTGATGATCAGAACTACAGGGTCTGTGCTGTTCACGCCCTCGTCCACAAGCTCCCTGACAAGAATAAAGAGATGCTGGATATTCTGATAAAACATCTTCATGT GGTTTCCACACATAGTCAGAAGAATCTGATGACCGTGTCTAACCTGGGTGTGATTTTTGGCCCAACACTCATGCGTTCTCAGGAAGAGACAGTTGCTGCCATGATGAACAtcaaatttcaaaatattgttgTAGAGATCCTGATAGAAAACTATGATAAG atatTTCATCAAGCTCCTGACCCTAACGTCCCGCTGCCACAGCCTCAGCCTCACTCTCACTCTCAGTCTCGTGCCAGTGCCCGTCGCAGCAAAGCCATCTGCCTGTCCTCAGGGTCCCGTAAATCCAGAGGCCTGTACCCTCCCACCCTGTGCCTGGCTGATGCTGACA GTGACACGTTCAGCAGCAGTCCAAGTAGCACTCCCATGGGCAGTATGGAGTCTCTCTCATCGCACTCTTCAGAACAGAACAGCTGCTCTAAGACGGGCTCCCCTTCTCGTTCCAAACACAAGGCATCAGGGAGTCTGTGCTGGACCACTCCATCTCCCCCCTCCAATGGGCCTAAAAGCCCTGCTTGCACCACCAGCCCAGATTCCAGCTCCAAAGAGGATGCCAACAAGACTGACGGAGAATGGGAAGAAGCACTGAGTACAAGCCCAGGAGATCGAAGCTCTCCGGCTTCAGAGATTCTCCAGAGGACCGTAGGAGAGACAATGGAGGATCGTGGGGAACAACGACGCAGTCTGTCCACCTGCTCTTCTCTCACTTCACTTCACATTTCTGAGG GTTTCAGAAGTTGTCACGGCTCCATCCAGAGCCTGGTGTCACGCAGTCAGAGAGACAGTCTCAAGTCCCTCCATCTGCCTGATCTTCCTCCTAAAGAGAGTGTGAGATACAGAGCTGACTCCTCAGCCAGCAATGGCTACCAGAGACCGGGATCTGT TGTGGCCTGCCGGGCAGCAATCTTTGAGAGTCCTATGATTTCCCAGCCCACAATAGGAAG AGAGGCTAAAGCCTTGTATTCCTGTCAAGCGGAGCACAGTCATGAGCTCAGCTTTCCTCAAGGGGCGCTCTTCTCCAATG
- the arhgap42a gene encoding rho GTPase-activating protein 42 isoform X4, translating to MDILDDMGEGKKKFDKETEKYYTVLEKHLSLSSRKKESLLQEADTQINKERQVFYDASLEYVFKIQEVQERKKFEFVEPLLAFLQGLFTFYHEGYELAHEFEPYKQQLQFNLQNTRNNFESTRQEVENLMRRIRSAEQDFKAPGQWTMEGFLYVQEKRPLGCTWSRHYCTYEKGTKMFTMSNSEFKSGGKQNGLIMSPPEMFKLKSCIRRRTDSIDKRFCFDIEVVERGNPCEGLLFTYLQCFSKAHRHGIITLQALSESNRRLWMEAMDGKEPIYTLPALLSKKEETFLNEAGFNFVRKCIELVETRGINTMGLYRIGGVNSKVQRLMTSVFAAKAPADMDLDPDTWDNKTITSGLKNYLRCLAEPLMSYRLHKDFIMAVKSDDQNYRVCAVHALVHKLPDKNKEMLDILIKHLHVVSTHSQKNLMTVSNLGVIFGPTLMRSQEETVAAMMNIKFQNIVVEILIENYDKIFHQAPDPNVPLPQPQPHSHSQSRASARRSKAICLSSGSRKSRGLYPPTLCLADADSDTFSSSPSSTPMGSMESLSSHSSEQNSCSKTGSPSRSKHKASGSLCWTTPSPPSNGPKSPACTTSPDSSSKEDANKTDGEWEEALSTSPGDRSSPASEILQRTVGETMEDRGEQRRSLSTCSSLTSLHISEGFRSCHGSIQSLVSRSQRDSLKSLHLPDLPPKESVRYRADSSASNGYQRPGSVVACRAAIFESPMISQPTIGREAKALYSCQAEHSHELSFPQGALFSNVYASVEPGWLQATYDGKTGLIPENYVAFF from the exons atggacatcttagatgacatgggg gaagGGAAAAAGAAATTTGACAAGGAGACTGAGAAATATTACACGGTTTTGGAGAAGCACTTAAGCCTGTCTTCCAGAAAGAAAGAGTCCCTTTTGCAAGAG GCAGACACCCAGATAAATAAGGAAAGACAGGTCTTCTATGACGCCTCCCTGGAATATGTTTTCAAAATCCAAGAAGTGCAAGAGAGGAAAAAATTTGAGTTCGTTGAGCCG CTGCTAGCTTTCCTCCAGGGACTGTTCACTTTCTATCATGAGGGTTACGAACTGGCACACGAGTTTGAGCCGTACAAGCAACAGCTACAGTTCAACCTCCAAAAT ACAAGGAATAATTTTGAGAGCACAAGACAGGAAGtggagaatttgatgagaaGGATAAGGTCTGCAGAGCAGGACTTTAAAGCTCCAGGACAGTGGACCATGGAGGGCTTCCTCTATGTGCAAGAGAAAC GACCCTTGGGGTGCACATGGAGTCGCCATTACTGCACATATGAGAAAGGGACCAAAATGTTTACGATGAGCAACTCTGAATTCAAATCTGGAGGCAAACAG AATGGACTGATTATGAGTCCCCCTGAGATGTTTAAGCTGAAGTCCTGCATCAGACGGAGGACTGACTCTATTGACAAGCGATTCTGCTTCGACATTGAGGTGGTGGAAAG AGGTAACCCTTGTGAAGGGCTTCTGTTCACTTATCTGCAATGTTTCTCTAAAGCCCATCG GCATGGCATCATCACTCTTCAGGCTCTCTCTGAATCCAACAGAAGGCTGTGGATGGAGGCCATGGACGGAAAAGAGCCG ATTTACACCCTTCCAGCACTTCTGAGCAAGAAAGAGGAAA CATTCCTAAATGAAGCAGGCTTTAATTTTGTAAGGAAGTGTATAGAGCTTGTGGAAACAAGAG GCATTAACACAATGGGACTGTACAGAATAGGTGGAGTTAACTCTAAAGTTCAGCGACTGATGACCTCAGTATTTG CAGCCAAAGCTCCTGCAGATATGGACCTTGACCCAGACACCTGGGATAACAAGACCATCACCAGTGGCCTGAAGAATTACCTCAG GTGTCTGGCAGAACCTCTAATGTCCTACAGACTCCACAAAGACTTCATCATGGCAGTCA AGTCTGATGATCAGAACTACAGGGTCTGTGCTGTTCACGCCCTCGTCCACAAGCTCCCTGACAAGAATAAAGAGATGCTGGATATTCTGATAAAACATCTTCATGT GGTTTCCACACATAGTCAGAAGAATCTGATGACCGTGTCTAACCTGGGTGTGATTTTTGGCCCAACACTCATGCGTTCTCAGGAAGAGACAGTTGCTGCCATGATGAACAtcaaatttcaaaatattgttgTAGAGATCCTGATAGAAAACTATGATAAG atatTTCATCAAGCTCCTGACCCTAACGTCCCGCTGCCACAGCCTCAGCCTCACTCTCACTCTCAGTCTCGTGCCAGTGCCCGTCGCAGCAAAGCCATCTGCCTGTCCTCAGGGTCCCGTAAATCCAGAGGCCTGTACCCTCCCACCCTGTGCCTGGCTGATGCTGACA GTGACACGTTCAGCAGCAGTCCAAGTAGCACTCCCATGGGCAGTATGGAGTCTCTCTCATCGCACTCTTCAGAACAGAACAGCTGCTCTAAGACGGGCTCCCCTTCTCGTTCCAAACACAAGGCATCAGGGAGTCTGTGCTGGACCACTCCATCTCCCCCCTCCAATGGGCCTAAAAGCCCTGCTTGCACCACCAGCCCAGATTCCAGCTCCAAAGAGGATGCCAACAAGACTGACGGAGAATGGGAAGAAGCACTGAGTACAAGCCCAGGAGATCGAAGCTCTCCGGCTTCAGAGATTCTCCAGAGGACCGTAGGAGAGACAATGGAGGATCGTGGGGAACAACGACGCAGTCTGTCCACCTGCTCTTCTCTCACTTCACTTCACATTTCTGAGG GTTTCAGAAGTTGTCACGGCTCCATCCAGAGCCTGGTGTCACGCAGTCAGAGAGACAGTCTCAAGTCCCTCCATCTGCCTGATCTTCCTCCTAAAGAGAGTGTGAGATACAGAGCTGACTCCTCAGCCAGCAATGGCTACCAGAGACCGGGATCTGT TGTGGCCTGCCGGGCAGCAATCTTTGAGAGTCCTATGATTTCCCAGCCCACAATAGGAAG AGAGGCTAAAGCCTTGTATTCCTGTCAAGCGGAGCACAGTCATGAGCTCAGCTTTCCTCAAGGGGCGCTCTTCTCCAATG